ttgcttaagcatgattaaacacaagcccaaacacttgagagtagagagtataacacttgcatccaactttgatgttcaatttgaaatttcttgttggcttggaatgtaggtgatggaatctaatttgtctaatctttgtggaaaatgaagtggttgttttcttgctcataaatctgaatttctacctctcaaagataagtgtgagctgagtttttatgttttaggaagtacttgttatcataattgattttctgaatcttctttgaagttaagttttacccaggagtgcaaaaggttaagtgtgggggtatttgataagcgtataattgatgcactttacgtgtgtctttctaagcttcattatatacatttttgtgcttaattgttatgacttagccatattttgaccattagtgcttatttggattattcatggaaaagtgcttaattctacactttaagtttctatgactgttttgctagaacagattgaATCTGGAGCTAGAAATATCGAAATAAGGcccataatatgtcgttggaaagctaacttgaagccctacaactttcatgttcagcacaattgaAGAACAAGCTTCTAACATGGTCAGCAttgccttgcaaagttgctgtcgctaatcctgcgagtttggaacagtctgcactaaaatgatcatatcttgggttacagaactccgaattaggatccgattgaaggcccgcggaGCTGACTTAAAGACCTACAACTCTTATGTTTACCTCAGTTagagattcagacttcttgtgggacccacgaatgtctgattgttcagcaacttactcctttatgtgggcccgattttgtgaagatttagaaaagatttagataacaaagattgttacttgatgaacaagtttatttattagtataaataagtgagtttaggcttttgttagaccttaCCATCTCACCACCACCTCACCCCATCTCACCATAACctcctcctcctttctctctctcttttctattatgagttgctaaactccatagttagtcttaggatttttaatattcttgtgtttgcaaacttgaggttctgttcttaatgcaaatttctttctttattaattcttttcatctctatttctgatctagggtttgcttaattccttagttttagaaataagagttgatgcatgttcgcttagttcatgttagtttgtaactgtttcttaatcgcttagtttatgaaactgtgaattaatttccgcttagttaattatttctcacgaattagggaattgataaggaagaattaatcttttgtaaccaatgaaggtttgttgcacttgaatgttataatccgaggactaacactttcttttatctgaattaaatctcttttaatttgtgtttGTTACCTTCTATCGAATCAATCAGAAAATCccctttttatttgcttttattttactctaatatcaattaataatctaTCAAGTCCTTTTGAGAACGATcatggtgttcaacaccttgtactgcattcaaagtagaatactttggcacgcacccgcgacagtgcgttcgtcagaGGCCTAAAAATAAATTCCACCAATGCCCTATTCCAAACAAACTAGTTTGGTAAAAACAAGTCAGATACAAACTAAATTCCCAACTCAGATGCCACATCATCTCCAAAGATAATAGAGACATCTGATGGGAGCCAATTATCTATCAAACATTCAATTGTTTCCATTCCCAACATTCCACATGACACCTTTTTCCAAATCCAACTGGAATGGGGGATATTTGACCATGTGTAACTCGGCCGATATCCTCGTTTTGTCCTGAAAAATTGAAGaattagaaaaataaacaactttAAACACAGGTCCCAAGAGGGACTCAGGCTGGGACATAATGCGACACCAGTTCTTGCCAACCAAGGACAAGTTAAAAGATTAAAATTGTCTAAAACCAAGCCCCTCCACTTGCCCCCTCCCCTTTGGAAGAGCATAACCTATCCCATTTCATCCAGTGCATAGTTCTCCGTCACCCCTGATAAAAATGTTTGACCAGCCCTCTATCTCTCTACACAGGCCATCCGGTAGAACAAAACAAGACATAACATATGAACGGATAGCGTGTACCATTGCCTTAATCAACACCTCTCAACCAGCTCTAGAAAGAGCTTTCTCCTTCCAACCTTTCAACTTCTTCTAGACTCGCTCTTTAACAAAGTTAAAAATTTGAGTTTAACATTGGGGATCCACACGATCATGGGTATGTCCAAAATTCCCCATATAGTTTAAGCTTGAGTCAAATATGTTTTTCTTCTTGATCTATAgtgaattattattattctgTGAATTAAATTTTCAAACGACATACATCCCTCAATATATTGGAACATGAGGTTTTCGTCATTCGACCTATTTGACTGATGAAGTGTCATGGTGACATGTAATTTTTTAGTGATgtgtaatttttcaattttttaaatgcTCATCAGAGggaccaaaataaaaaaaataaaattatacccTAGCTATCATCTTCATTCCAAATGATCTTCACTCATCCCTTTCTTCATGAAAATTATTCAATGTTCATGAGGAAATCCATAAATTTATTAGAAACCTAGAATAAACATCATAACGTCTGCCCAGAAATGTCATCGTAGCCAAATCTCCTCAAATCCAGAACAAACCAAATTCTCCGTCTCCATTTGGTGTTTTCTTCCACACTCCATCAATTAAATTGCACCGTATCATTTAAAAACCATTTATGTAAGGTTAAAACTGTTATATTCATGTCCGCTTACATgacataatttaattttaagagATGAAAGAGAATACCAAATGGGAATAGCCGAATAGAAGACCTCTATCATAATTTATTATCATTGTCTCTGACAACAAAAAAGCATCATGTTATACTTATATTCTTATGACAGGTTGAATTAAGCTTCTCTAACACTGCAGAGTCTTGGTATGATCTTTTATGACAATGTCATCTAGATCCAAGCTTGAACCTTGAGGCATATTTTGACATTGAAATAGTTAGATACTCTCCTTAAATTTTTATTCACACACATACCAATAAAAGTCTATAAGCAAAGTATAAACCTATGCACCAAGTTTCTGTATGAATTACCAAAAGATTCAAAGAGACTCAGCTAACCTCTTTATCATGAAATAGAACTTATGctttgcaccagaatcaaagtaATTACCCAAAGAGAGGAGAGAATAAGAAAAAGTGTCATAAGCTTCCGTGCGACAGTTTGTAAAGTTTTTAACTTTCAATGCATCTGACACCTTCAAATACCCTGATGATGGTCCAGCTTATTGCATATTGAATCACTCTCTAGTTTcaacattttcagcattctgaTTGCAATACCCAGTTGCCCCTTTTCTGATCCTCATATTGATCCACTGTAATCCAATGGCTACCTTCATTTTAAGGTCTAATGAAGTAGGTCATGCCTTGGGTTTCTTCTGTCTCCTGGTGTTGGTGCACAAGTGCAATGCCTATGAGTTTGTAGTTGGAGGACAAAAGGGTTGGAGTGTTCCTAGTGACCCAAGTACCAACCCTTACAATCAATGGGCAGAAAAGAGCCGATTTCAAATAGGAGATTCCCTTGGTGAGTTTGTTCTTCTATCTGATTTTATCAAAAGCAGGGGAAAAGATGATCAAGGGACTATTTTAAATATGTTCAAATTAAATGACATTTTCAATTAGaaatttttttcactttttgttCGTAAAATTAATGAATCGAAATAACAAAGGTTAAACCTCAGTGGATAGTGGAACAACAAGTCAGAAAATCTTTAGTAGTTTATAAAGGAAAACGTGCACTAAGTATTTCAATTGCCATATATGCCAATTGCAGTGTTCAATTACCCTTCCGGCCAGGACTCAGTGATTCAAGTAAATAGCCAAGACTTTGCTAGCTGCAACTCTGGTACAAATTCTGATAAATTCTCTGACGGTCATACAGTCATCAAACTAAGCCAATCAGGGCCTCACTACTTCATAAGTGGAAACAAAGATAATTGTCTCAAAAATGAGAAGATTGTGGTGATTGTGCTGGCTGACAGGACTAACAAAAACTCAAACACCAACCAAACAAGCActgcttcttctccttctccttcacccTCAGTCTCAAGAGAATCATCACCTCCAGTACCAGCACCTGTTCAGCCAGGGGTTCTTCCATCTCCACCACCAGCTGGGACTATAGAGACTCCACCTCCTTCTCAGCAAGGGGCCGCTACATCTCCACCACCAGCACCAGCGACTGTGGTGACAAATTACCCAACTCCAGCTCCTGTTAGTGAACCTCCTCCTCCTAATGCTGCTTCTTCAATCTTGGTCAGCTTTGCTGGTTCTATGGGAGCATTCATGGCTTCAGTTCTGGTTTTATCTTTCTAAGTGGAGTATATATCTGTGTGTGAGTATAATTTTCTATaaattcttttgttttttcctaTAATGGATTCCTAAAAGTTCAGTATTATTGAACTGGTTGTGAGAACTCAGATATAAGAtgatattgaaataaaataaattatttttatgagtCATAGAGTCAACAAATATGCCAGACACTTCCGATTACGGTACTTCATTtttgttctttgctgaacagaCGTTAACATGTTCATAAGGTTATAAAAATCTTACTTGGAATGTTGATGTTATAAGTTTGATCACCACTTATTTCCTCTCCATTTGGCGTGCTCTACCTTTAATATGTCTAAAACTAACTGCATCAAATGCAAGAGAAAAATAATCTGTATACTTCATGTGTTAAACTAATGGCATCAAATCCTAGAACTTCATGTGGTAAACTAATGGCATCAAATGCAAGAGAAAACTTACAATCAAATCAGTACAATGGAAGATGATATAAGTTATTGAGTAATGGACAAACTGGTTCTAAAATAATCTATTGCTGAGTAAACACTAAACAGTGTTTAAGAGGcggttaatatttttttctttattcacaTTAATATAAATAGTTGCAGAAATATTTCTTTATATTTTGTTTGTCTTTGATGGCACCACCGGAGATAGTACGAAAATTAAACGGAGGCAGACACAGGATGCATTTATGGGGCAAGCAAATCCATGTAATCATCAATTTTACCGAGTAAAACTGCTAAAAGAATAACATTTTTGTGCTTTATAGAGTTTCTACAGATCAGTAACATTCTTCTGGGTGAAAGAAAGGGGTAGAGTCCTAAACTACATGTCTAAATCTATAGATATCAATCTGCCAAGgacaaaaaggaagaaaaaattcTGCCGAAAGACCTCACTAAAGATGATCTAGTGAAATCAAGATCTCTACGCTAGATAAAGTTTCCAACTATCTATCAAAAGTTTTTGCCAAGCTCAACCTTTTTCATCATTCTTAAAGTATTGTGCAAAATAGAGTCCATAATTCCAGCCACCTGAAACCACAGAGGAGACTAGTCAACAAGACAAATGGTGGAAAACACAAGTATAGAATCAGTGATATCTGATATACGAACCGTGAAGATACCCCCAATGATAGCGCAAATATTTGTAATAAAATGCGAAAAAGACTTCTGGTTTTCTGTTATTAAGACCTGCTCACAGAATCACAGTAAATCatcaagaaattaaaaaaagaaagcaGAAACTCTTTCAAATCTACACTCTGTCCAAATGCAGACCTGCATCGGGGAGAGCTCAAGTTGGAACTTAGCAACTGGAATGTGTAAACTCTGAGCCACACTGCTGTGCGCAGTGTACTCATACTCCTCAACTAATTTATAATCCTTTCTAGTTACCACTTCTGTTTTGACTACCTGAAGGTAATGCTCGATCTGCAGACACAGTCACACATATCAGATTAATGTCTTACATTTTGACTACAATAATACTCAAGATTGTCATCTTACTGTATTTATCACTTATCAGCATCCACACAGATATAAATAACAGTTGAAATATTTGGTAAtattattgatatgaaaaactgtacagggattcctcttcttatagagggaattacataatgtgattgatcaaagtcaaagaaggaaatccttgactaaagagagaattagggagaatgaatgaaaataagaaactacctaaaataaactaagtacaaacaggaaacaacataattatatacaaacaaaaatataactgctaattaagagcattaaatgctctatttcacagtctgttgacactccccctcaagctggcCTAAAGATATCCTCCATAGACAGCTTGCTAGTTATGTTGTCAAAGGATTTCTTGGGTAATCCTTTGGTTAGGATGTCTGCCGATTGCTCTGCAGTGGGAACATATGTAATACAAATCTGCCCACTTTCTATCTTCTCTCTGATGAAGTGTTTATCAACTTCGACATGCTTGGTCCTATCATGTAGGACCGGGTTGTGTGCAATAGATATTGCAGACTTGTTGTCACAATAAAGCTTTATTGGAGGAGAATTGAAAACCTTTAATTCCTGTAGAAGCTTTTCCACCCATAATGCCTCACAAATTCCATGAGCAACTGCTCTAAATTCAGCTTCTGCACTACTCCTTGCTACAACGGTTTGTTTTTTACTTCTCCAACTAACCAAGTTTCCTCCAACAAAGGTGCAATAGCCTGATGTTGATCTTCGGTCTGTCACACTCCCTGCCCAGTCTGCATCAGTGTAGGCTTCTACCTGAAGGTGCCCACGGTTTTTATAAAGAAGCCCCTTCCCAGGTGATCCCTTCAAGTATCTTAAGATTCTAAAAACTGCCTCCAAGTGTTCATGACCTGGTGCATGCATAAACTGGCTTACCATGCTTACAGCAAAGGCAATGTCTGGACGGGTGTGAGATAAGTATATTAGCCTTCCCACTAGTCGCTGATACCTTCCTTTGTCCACCATATTTTCTGTTTCAGCTGGTTGCAGCTTTAAGTTGGGCTCCATGGGTGTTTCTACAGCTTTGCATCCAAGTAATCCTGTTTCTTTTAAAAGATCCAGAATATACTTTCGCTGGTTCATAAAGATACCTTCCTTTGATCTTGCAAACTCAATTCCAAGGAAGTATTTCAATGGGCCAAGTTCCTTGATTTCAAAAACTTTAGCAAGTTTCTCCCTCAGATTTTTGAGTTCCAAGCTATCATCACCTGTCagaataatatcatcaacatatacaaTCAAGATAGCAACCTTATTATCTGCTGAATGTTTATAGAACAATGTGTGATCAGCTTGGCTTTGGATATATCCAAGCCCTTTTACCACTGTTCCAAACCTCTCAAACCATGCTCTTGGAGATTGCTTCAGCCCATATAATGACTTCTTTAGTCTACACACCTTATTTCTTCCAAGTTCTTCTTCAAATCCGGGGGGAAGACTCATAAACACTTCTTCCTCTAACTCCCCATTCAGGAAAGCATTCTTTACATCCAATTGATGTAAAGGCCAGTTGTAACTTGCAGCAAGGGATATAAGAATCCGAACAGAGTTAAGTTTAGCAACTGGAGCAAACGTCTCTTGATAGTCTACTCCATAAGTTTGAGTGAACCCTTTTGCCACCAATCTCGCCTTGTACCTCTCTACACTTCCATCGGCCTTGCACTTAATGGTAAATACCCACTTACAACCCACCTGTTTTTTGTCACGTGGCAGGTCTGTTATTTCCCAAGTTTCATTCTTTTTCAGTGCACTCAACTCTTCTAAGACTGCTAAATTCCAATTGGGAT
This portion of the Lotus japonicus ecotype B-129 chromosome 3, LjGifu_v1.2 genome encodes:
- the LOC130742408 gene encoding early nodulin-like protein 9 → MATFILRSNEVGHALGFFCLLVLVHKCNAYEFVVGGQKGWSVPSDPSTNPYNQWAEKSRFQIGDSLVFNYPSGQDSVIQVNSQDFASCNSGTNSDKFSDGHTVIKLSQSGPHYFISGNKDNCLKNEKIVVIVLADRTNKNSNTNQTSTASSPSPSPSVSRESSPPVPAPVQPGVLPSPPPAGTIETPPPSQQGAATSPPPAPATVVTNYPTPAPVSEPPPPNAASSILVSFAGSMGAFMASVLVLSF